Proteins encoded within one genomic window of Prosthecochloris marina:
- a CDS encoding ABC transporter ATP-binding protein, translating into MYSVENAGIGMNRNLLELHDITAYRGKSLVFEGLSLAIPEGDSTVVLGPNGAGKTTLLKLISCDIYPVATKGSRLKILGRERWNVWELRSRFGIISHDLQHDYLQSAKGLNVILSGYYSSIDTWSYQKFCEGDIEKASLIMCKLGIESLAERSFGEMSVGQQRRFLLGRALINDPRALLLDEPTTGLDLKASFQYLDIVRSLIREGKTIILVTHHVHEIPPEIKRVVLIKNGRIFLDGEKTEVLTSSNLSTLFEIPLQVAVSNGFYQVFPG; encoded by the coding sequence ATGTACAGTGTTGAGAATGCAGGTATAGGGATGAATCGAAACCTGCTGGAGCTTCATGATATAACTGCATATCGCGGCAAAAGTCTTGTGTTTGAGGGTTTATCTCTCGCAATTCCTGAGGGAGACAGCACTGTAGTGCTTGGGCCTAACGGTGCGGGTAAGACAACTCTCTTAAAGCTTATCAGTTGCGATATCTATCCGGTAGCCACAAAAGGTTCCCGGTTAAAAATACTTGGACGGGAACGTTGGAATGTCTGGGAGTTACGTTCCCGTTTCGGCATTATCTCTCATGATCTTCAACACGATTATTTGCAATCTGCAAAAGGATTGAATGTTATTCTTTCCGGATACTACTCGAGCATCGATACATGGAGTTATCAGAAGTTTTGTGAAGGTGATATCGAGAAAGCATCTCTCATCATGTGCAAGTTGGGCATTGAATCGCTTGCAGAACGTTCTTTCGGAGAAATGTCGGTTGGACAGCAGAGACGGTTTTTACTCGGACGGGCGTTGATTAACGATCCAAGAGCTCTGCTCCTTGACGAGCCGACAACAGGTCTTGATCTCAAAGCGTCGTTTCAGTATCTGGATATTGTCAGAAGTCTTATCCGCGAAGGAAAAACAATCATCTTGGTTACGCATCATGTTCATGAAATTCCTCCGGAAATCAAAAGAGTGGTGCTGATTAAAAACGGCCGAATTTTTTTGGATGGAGAAAAAACCGAGGTGTTGACCTCTTCAAATCTTTCCACACTTTTCGAGATTCCATTGCAGGTTGCCGTTTCAAATGGCTTTTACCAGGTTTTTCCCGGTTGA
- the tpx gene encoding thiol peroxidase, with protein sequence MANITLKGNPVATVGELPAKGTAAPSFSLVNKDLTETSMTDFSGKRIVLNIFPSLDTPVCAASVRRFNLEASSIPDTVVLCVSADLPFAHKRFCEVEGIENVVSLSVFRSPEFGNDYGVTMIDGPLKGILSRAVVIVDDQGKVIYAEQVPEITQEPDYEAALKAMV encoded by the coding sequence ATGGCCAACATTACATTGAAAGGAAATCCTGTAGCAACTGTCGGTGAGTTGCCAGCAAAAGGAACTGCCGCTCCTTCGTTTTCTCTTGTGAATAAAGACCTGACAGAAACAAGTATGACAGACTTTAGCGGCAAAAGGATTGTTCTGAACATCTTTCCGAGTCTCGATACTCCTGTTTGTGCAGCTTCGGTCAGGCGTTTCAACCTCGAGGCTTCAAGTATTCCCGACACAGTTGTTCTTTGTGTGTCTGCTGATCTCCCTTTTGCCCACAAGCGTTTTTGCGAGGTTGAAGGAATAGAGAACGTTGTGTCTCTTTCTGTGTTTCGTTCTCCTGAATTCGGTAACGATTACGGTGTTACCATGATTGATGGTCCGTTGAAAGGAATCCTTTCTCGTGCTGTGGTGATCGTTGATGACCAAGGTAAGGTCATCTATGCCGAACAAGTGCCCGAAATAACTCAGGAGCCGGATTATGAAGCGGCTTTGAAAGCCATGGTGTAA
- the nadA gene encoding quinolinate synthase NadA, with product MNFNSCYDMQQSCRGEEGSSVKKRIELLKRERNAVIIAHHYAPAEVHDVADVLSDSRGFFDAVVRGCEANVAVVLAPAFFAEITAAMWPEKKVLVPEIAECPVASHSNLGFDNIAAFKKHHRGKPLVCYATSPLETKLLADYVAFPGEVVDTIENVDADEVLFAGERNCSDDAVKRCGKKVIAYGGNPVCNVYNSADLSDVQRLKDEFPDACIMVHPECKQEVIDAADYVMGTGEMREQIRKDGNPGAIILGTERGFFDRMRNEFPEKNILHLSSYLTCNVFKVLRLKTVLESLEKMCYPVQVDRVVAERIRTLFNRLF from the coding sequence GTGAATTTCAATTCATGTTACGACATGCAGCAGTCATGCCGGGGAGAAGAGGGGAGTTCTGTTAAAAAAAGGATAGAGCTGCTCAAAAGAGAAAGAAATGCAGTGATTATCGCTCATCATTATGCTCCGGCAGAGGTGCATGATGTTGCAGATGTGCTTTCGGACAGCAGGGGGTTTTTCGACGCGGTCGTTCGGGGCTGTGAAGCGAACGTAGCGGTTGTGCTCGCTCCTGCTTTTTTTGCGGAAATAACTGCGGCTATGTGGCCGGAAAAAAAGGTTCTTGTGCCTGAAATAGCCGAGTGTCCGGTCGCTAGCCACAGCAATCTCGGTTTCGACAATATCGCTGCATTCAAAAAGCATCATCGTGGTAAACCGCTGGTCTGTTATGCGACGTCTCCGCTCGAAACAAAACTACTGGCCGACTATGTGGCTTTTCCTGGAGAAGTTGTCGATACCATTGAAAACGTAGATGCCGATGAGGTTCTTTTTGCCGGAGAACGGAACTGTTCGGATGATGCAGTGAAGCGGTGCGGCAAGAAAGTCATTGCCTATGGTGGGAATCCGGTGTGCAATGTATACAATTCGGCAGACCTCTCCGATGTGCAACGTTTGAAAGATGAGTTTCCCGATGCATGCATAATGGTCCATCCGGAGTGCAAGCAAGAGGTGATCGATGCAGCGGATTATGTGATGGGAACCGGTGAAATGCGTGAGCAGATAAGAAAAGACGGAAATCCGGGGGCGATCATACTTGGTACCGAACGTGGCTTTTTCGACAGAATGCGGAACGAGTTTCCCGAAAAAAATATCCTGCATTTGAGTTCTTATCTGACGTGTAATGTTTTTAAGGTGTTGCGGTTGAAAACCGTTCTGGAATCCCTTGAGAAGATGTGTTACCCTGTACAGGTTGACCGGGTTGTTGCCGAGCGTATCCGTACGCTCTTCAATCGGCTTTTCTGA
- a CDS encoding riboflavin synthase: MFTGIVKDIGTIAAIRRQGSNLHICVRYENEQEFGDLAIDESVAINGTCQTVVALGDKTFDVNTIEETLKKTTLGTFAPGFSVNLERALRPSDRLGGHFVQGHVDCVGNVLEVRELDGSREIRIGFPEEFQPFIVPIGSIAIDGVSLTVADVKENSFSVAIIPYTFENTTINHLKVGGGVNLEFDILGKYIVKQQELVKNVTGNAGKISESWLSDLGY, from the coding sequence ATGTTTACTGGAATTGTCAAAGATATCGGGACGATAGCGGCAATACGCCGTCAAGGTTCAAACCTGCATATTTGTGTACGTTATGAAAATGAACAAGAGTTCGGTGACCTTGCAATTGATGAAAGTGTTGCGATTAACGGAACATGTCAGACGGTAGTGGCTCTTGGCGATAAGACGTTCGATGTCAATACAATCGAGGAAACGCTGAAAAAAACCACACTTGGCACCTTCGCTCCAGGGTTTTCCGTAAACCTCGAAAGAGCGTTGCGCCCTTCGGACAGGCTTGGAGGGCATTTTGTTCAGGGACATGTTGATTGCGTCGGCAACGTTCTCGAGGTGCGCGAGCTGGATGGAAGCAGGGAGATAAGGATTGGTTTTCCTGAAGAGTTTCAGCCATTTATCGTGCCGATAGGTTCCATTGCGATTGATGGTGTCAGTCTTACCGTTGCAGATGTCAAGGAAAATAGTTTTTCCGTTGCTATTATTCCCTATACGTTCGAGAATACGACCATCAACCATCTCAAGGTAGGGGGCGGAGTAAATCTGGAGTTTGATATTCTCGGTAAATATATCGTAAAACAGCAGGAGCTTGTGAAAAATGTTACAGGCAATGCTGGAAAAATCAGTGAAAGCTGGTTAAGTGATTTAGGATATTGA
- a CDS encoding replication-associated recombination protein A: protein MSHMQDDLFGLPSREKRGSGFQPLAERVRPKTLEEMYGQEHLIGADGPLKRFLVQKRLPSMIFWGPPGSGKTTLAEICAYSLDFRFDSLSAVDAGVKEVRKALELAESAQRIEGRQTLLFIDEIHRFNKAQQDSLLHAIEQGIVVLIGATTENPSFEVNPALMSRMQVYILEPLGDRDIEAVVRRAFESDSTIASYQVAIDDWDFLLRYAGGDARKALNALEAALSMVDTSTVPVHISRSLLEKALQKKLPVYDKKGESHYDIISAFIKSMRGSDPDAALFWLAKMLDGGEDPKFIARRMVIFASEDIGNADPYALTLAVSVFHAVEVIGLPEARINLAQGVTYLAGSAKSNASYRAINDAQHYAGQQQEAPVPMHLRNAPTKFMKESGYGKGYKYPHDYPEHFVKEKYMPEGHDPVFYHPTVEGREKFIKERLEKLWKGRY, encoded by the coding sequence ATGTCGCACATGCAGGATGACCTTTTCGGGTTGCCTTCCAGGGAAAAAAGAGGCTCCGGTTTTCAGCCGCTTGCCGAAAGGGTGCGGCCCAAAACTCTCGAGGAAATGTACGGTCAGGAGCACCTTATCGGTGCTGACGGTCCCCTCAAAAGGTTTCTTGTGCAAAAGCGCTTGCCGTCCATGATATTCTGGGGGCCTCCAGGTTCAGGTAAAACAACCCTTGCGGAAATTTGCGCATACTCGCTGGATTTTCGTTTTGATTCGCTCTCCGCAGTCGATGCAGGGGTGAAAGAGGTCCGCAAAGCGCTTGAACTTGCGGAATCGGCGCAGAGAATAGAGGGACGTCAGACCCTGTTGTTTATCGACGAGATTCACCGATTCAACAAGGCGCAGCAAGATTCACTATTACATGCGATCGAACAAGGGATTGTTGTGCTGATAGGGGCGACAACCGAGAACCCTTCTTTCGAGGTCAACCCTGCTCTGATGAGCCGGATGCAGGTCTACATTCTTGAGCCTCTTGGTGACCGCGATATTGAAGCTGTTGTCAGACGGGCATTTGAAAGCGATAGCACGATTGCTTCATATCAGGTGGCCATAGATGACTGGGATTTTCTTTTGCGCTATGCCGGCGGCGATGCACGGAAAGCTCTGAACGCTCTTGAGGCTGCGTTGTCGATGGTTGATACTTCCACTGTACCAGTTCATATTTCAAGAAGCCTGCTTGAAAAAGCGCTTCAAAAAAAGCTTCCGGTCTATGATAAAAAAGGGGAGTCGCATTACGATATCATATCGGCTTTTATAAAATCTATGAGAGGATCCGATCCCGATGCGGCGCTTTTCTGGCTTGCGAAGATGCTCGATGGAGGAGAAGACCCGAAATTCATAGCTCGCAGAATGGTGATTTTCGCCAGCGAAGATATCGGCAATGCCGATCCATATGCCCTTACGCTGGCAGTATCTGTTTTCCATGCTGTCGAGGTGATCGGTCTGCCCGAGGCGAGAATCAATCTTGCACAGGGGGTTACCTACTTGGCAGGCTCTGCGAAGTCCAATGCAAGTTATCGGGCGATAAACGATGCACAACACTATGCCGGGCAACAGCAGGAGGCTCCAGTACCGATGCATTTGCGAAATGCCCCTACCAAGTTCATGAAAGAGTCGGGATATGGTAAGGGTTACAAGTACCCGCATGATTATCCGGAACATTTTGTCAAGGAAAAGTACATGCCTGAAGGCCATGATCCTGTTTTTTATCATCCGACTGTAGAAGGAAGGGAGAAATTCATCAAGGAGCGCCTTGAAAAGCTTTGGAAGGGAAGATATTGA
- a CDS encoding TolC family protein, whose translation MRTIEKSFFCLISVGFLTLLPWVLPAVERSVSGETVLILSLDEAVSTGLGRNRDLEIARLDRDIAGQKVCEARADMLPQLDAGFDYTRTLEPSIIYFPDVQGGDLNRLVPLEVSLDNSMSASLSLTQPLLDLRAIAGIRESTIVKKISMESYRRIKAEVISDIKTSYYNVLIAAEQVKILEQSIARWETALRDSRALFKEGVAADIDTLQAFLSVENIKPDLIEAKNQAVIVKTKFKNIIGLDLLQNVVLSDSLVYQQGEYPQDVSTAYAEALAARPEVRQLELQVEADAQNVSKTRAERFPTVTAVGQLQAQTQFEDGVAIEDTDWPVTSYIGAQVSLPLFTGCRTSAQVEQAKLGRLQSIARHEDLKADIRAEVEMKLSDLEESRKRIEVQDRTIRTAERSYEITQLRFREGIGSQLELSEAELQLNKAKTNYLQAVYDYLIARVECDRALGRTVKPEDEL comes from the coding sequence ATGCGAACTATCGAAAAATCTTTCTTCTGCCTGATTTCGGTGGGGTTTCTCACACTGCTGCCATGGGTTCTTCCTGCTGTTGAAAGAAGTGTGAGTGGAGAGACCGTATTGATACTTTCGCTCGATGAAGCGGTTTCAACCGGGCTTGGTCGTAATCGTGATCTCGAGATTGCACGGCTCGATCGGGATATTGCCGGTCAGAAAGTATGCGAAGCACGAGCGGACATGCTTCCTCAGCTCGATGCGGGATTCGACTATACAAGAACTCTGGAACCATCGATTATCTATTTTCCGGACGTTCAAGGCGGTGACCTAAACCGACTGGTTCCCCTGGAAGTGAGTCTGGACAATTCAATGAGCGCTTCCTTATCGCTGACACAGCCATTGCTCGATCTTCGGGCTATTGCCGGGATACGTGAGTCCACTATAGTGAAAAAGATTAGCATGGAATCGTATCGTAGGATTAAAGCAGAGGTTATCAGCGACATTAAAACATCATATTACAATGTTTTGATTGCAGCCGAACAGGTTAAGATACTGGAGCAAAGCATCGCCCGCTGGGAAACTGCCCTTCGTGACAGCCGGGCTCTCTTCAAAGAAGGTGTTGCTGCAGATATCGATACTTTACAAGCTTTTCTTTCTGTGGAGAATATCAAGCCGGACCTCATCGAAGCTAAAAATCAGGCAGTAATCGTCAAGACGAAGTTCAAAAATATCATAGGTCTTGATCTTTTACAAAACGTTGTTCTTTCTGATTCGCTTGTTTATCAGCAGGGTGAGTATCCTCAGGATGTTTCGACAGCGTATGCCGAAGCGCTTGCTGCGAGGCCCGAGGTACGCCAGCTCGAACTACAAGTGGAAGCCGATGCGCAAAATGTCAGCAAAACAAGAGCCGAGCGTTTTCCGACGGTTACCGCAGTTGGGCAGTTGCAGGCGCAAACGCAATTTGAAGACGGGGTGGCTATCGAGGATACCGACTGGCCGGTGACTTCATATATTGGGGCACAGGTTTCCTTGCCACTGTTTACCGGGTGTCGGACCAGTGCACAGGTCGAGCAGGCGAAACTTGGTCGCTTGCAGTCCATTGCCAGGCATGAAGATCTGAAAGCCGACATACGCGCTGAGGTGGAAATGAAGCTCTCGGATCTTGAAGAGTCCCGGAAAAGAATAGAAGTGCAGGATAGAACAATCCGTACGGCCGAGAGGAGCTATGAGATTACGCAGCTGCGTTTCCGTGAAGGCATCGGCTCACAACTCGAGCTTTCCGAGGCGGAGCTACAGCTCAACAAGGCCAAGACCAATTATCTCCAGGCTGTTTACGATTACCTGATTGCCCGTGTCGAGTGCGACAGGGCTCTTGGCAGAACTGTTAAACCCGAGGATGAGCTGTAA
- a CDS encoding cation-transporting P-type ATPase: MKEQQAWHSKTAEQVFHLLSTSNKGLTDNEITARTEQYGPNRLTPAKKQHPVIKFLSQFKNILIYVLLVAAVVTALLDHWIDAWVILSVVIINALVGFVQEGKAEKALDAIKNLLSPQAMVRRNNRTFTIPSDQLVPGDIVILQSGDKVPADMRLFSVRNLRIDESLLTGESLPAEKNSKTVKSDTPLAERANMTFSGTLVTYGKGEGVVTETGDQTEIGRISSMLGKVETLETPLLRRIDEFARTLTVAIVLLSALLFGFGVFARGYSLTQMFNAAVGLAVAAIPEGLPAIMTIALAIGVEAMAHRKAIIRRLPAIETLGSVSVICTDKTGTLTRNEMTVKSVALPGKRFEVTGSGYDPHGTFQLDGREIDLRNHSQMRAIAHASLLCNDATLQFRDEQWTISGDPTEGALCVLGKKAGYDPDLERQNWPRIDLIPFESEHRFMATLHHDHTDRTFIYLKGAPEVVLERCTKQRHGEAEEPLNYQYWENITQKMAAQGHRLLAIASKKTISGQETLTFEDVASGLTLIGIVGMIDPPRDEAIVAVKRCQQAGIRVKMITGDHVDTARAIGKMTGIGDGSKALTGTEIEAMSDEELQQKVNGIDVFARSSPEHKIRLVKALQSNGSVVAMTGDGVNDAPALKRADVGIAMGQKGTEVSREASEMILADDNFATIASAVEQGRTVYDNLKKSILFVLPTNGGEALSILFAVALGYTLPVTAVQILWVNMVTAVTLALTLAFEKAENNVMERKPRKSGEPILSGFIVWRIVYVSLILLSGTFGLFLWYEKAGYSHDMARTVAVNTLVMFEIFYLLSSRFFVASVFSKKGLLGNPAVLYAIGILIVLQSLFNYTPFMQTLFATVPIGLSDWLTILLVSSSVLFLVELEKYILRKRRADSLTI; this comes from the coding sequence ATGAAAGAGCAACAAGCCTGGCACAGTAAAACCGCTGAACAAGTTTTTCATCTGCTTTCGACTTCAAACAAAGGCTTGACCGATAACGAGATTACAGCGCGAACGGAACAATACGGACCCAATCGTCTCACCCCGGCAAAAAAACAGCATCCGGTTATCAAATTTCTATCTCAATTCAAGAATATTCTAATCTACGTTCTCCTTGTGGCTGCTGTTGTTACCGCTCTGCTTGATCACTGGATCGATGCCTGGGTCATACTTAGCGTGGTCATCATCAATGCGCTAGTCGGATTTGTTCAGGAAGGAAAGGCAGAAAAAGCCCTGGATGCAATTAAAAACCTTCTCTCTCCCCAGGCAATGGTCCGTCGGAACAACCGAACATTTACTATACCCTCCGATCAACTGGTGCCAGGCGATATCGTCATCCTGCAGTCAGGCGACAAAGTACCGGCGGATATGCGGCTATTTTCTGTCAGAAATCTTCGCATCGATGAATCCCTGTTAACAGGAGAATCGCTTCCTGCAGAAAAAAACAGCAAGACAGTCAAGAGTGATACACCGTTAGCTGAACGCGCAAACATGACATTTTCAGGAACACTTGTCACTTACGGAAAAGGTGAAGGTGTCGTTACCGAAACTGGTGATCAAACGGAGATCGGCCGAATCAGCTCCATGCTCGGCAAAGTTGAAACCCTTGAAACCCCTTTGCTTCGACGCATTGACGAGTTCGCCCGAACCCTGACTGTTGCAATTGTCCTGCTTTCAGCGCTGCTTTTCGGCTTTGGCGTCTTCGCCAGAGGATACTCGCTGACACAAATGTTCAATGCAGCTGTCGGTCTTGCAGTTGCTGCTATTCCGGAAGGTTTGCCCGCAATTATGACCATAGCGCTGGCGATCGGTGTAGAGGCAATGGCGCACCGAAAAGCCATAATCCGCAGGCTGCCGGCAATTGAAACGCTTGGATCGGTGTCAGTCATCTGCACGGACAAAACCGGAACGTTGACCCGCAATGAAATGACGGTCAAATCAGTTGCCCTCCCGGGAAAACGCTTCGAAGTCACCGGCTCTGGCTACGATCCTCACGGCACCTTTCAGCTTGACGGCCGAGAAATTGATCTCCGGAACCATTCCCAGATGAGGGCCATTGCTCATGCGTCTCTGCTATGCAACGATGCAACCCTTCAGTTTCGCGATGAACAGTGGACAATATCCGGAGATCCTACAGAAGGCGCCCTCTGTGTCCTTGGCAAAAAAGCAGGTTATGACCCGGACCTGGAACGCCAAAACTGGCCAAGGATCGATTTGATTCCGTTCGAATCTGAACACCGTTTCATGGCAACTTTACATCACGATCATACCGACAGGACGTTTATCTACCTGAAAGGAGCCCCCGAGGTAGTACTTGAACGCTGTACGAAACAACGGCATGGCGAAGCCGAAGAGCCCCTCAACTATCAATACTGGGAAAACATCACTCAGAAAATGGCAGCCCAGGGTCATAGGTTACTTGCCATAGCCAGCAAAAAGACAATCTCTGGACAAGAAACACTGACATTTGAGGATGTAGCCTCCGGACTGACGCTGATCGGAATTGTCGGTATGATCGACCCTCCGAGAGACGAAGCCATCGTGGCGGTCAAACGATGCCAGCAGGCAGGCATTCGTGTAAAGATGATCACAGGTGACCACGTCGATACCGCCAGAGCCATCGGGAAAATGACCGGCATCGGAGACGGATCAAAAGCTTTGACAGGAACGGAAATTGAGGCGATGAGCGACGAGGAACTGCAACAAAAAGTCAATGGTATCGACGTATTTGCACGCAGCAGCCCCGAACATAAGATCAGGCTGGTCAAGGCACTCCAATCAAATGGCTCTGTCGTAGCGATGACAGGAGACGGCGTCAACGACGCCCCTGCCCTTAAAAGAGCCGATGTAGGGATTGCAATGGGACAGAAAGGAACGGAAGTTTCCAGAGAAGCATCTGAAATGATACTTGCCGACGACAATTTTGCAACTATAGCCAGTGCCGTCGAACAGGGACGGACAGTATATGATAACCTTAAAAAATCCATTCTTTTTGTCCTGCCGACCAACGGGGGCGAAGCACTCAGCATCCTCTTTGCCGTAGCACTGGGCTATACGCTGCCTGTCACAGCGGTACAGATCCTCTGGGTCAACATGGTTACAGCGGTAACGCTCGCCCTCACCCTTGCGTTCGAAAAAGCCGAAAACAACGTGATGGAACGCAAACCAAGGAAATCCGGCGAGCCAATCCTTTCGGGCTTTATCGTCTGGAGAATCGTGTATGTTTCGCTTATCCTGCTGAGCGGCACTTTCGGGCTCTTTCTCTGGTATGAAAAAGCAGGGTACTCTCATGACATGGCGCGAACCGTCGCCGTCAACACACTTGTCATGTTTGAAATATTCTATCTTTTGAGTTCACGCTTCTTTGTGGCGTCTGTTTTCTCGAAAAAGGGACTACTGGGCAACCCTGCCGTCCTCTATGCGATAGGAATACTTATTGTCTTACAGTCACTGTTCAATTATACCCCATTCATGCAGACATTGTTTGCAACTGTACCGATCGGACTGTCGGACTGGCTCACCATTCTGCTGGTCAGCTCTTCAGTGCTGTTCCTTGTCGAATTGGAAAAATACATACTCAGAAAACGCCGTGCAGACAGCCTGACCATTTAA